In one Mauremys mutica isolate MM-2020 ecotype Southern chromosome 3, ASM2049712v1, whole genome shotgun sequence genomic region, the following are encoded:
- the LOC123366758 gene encoding serotriflin-like yields MGLLTVILCLAALHQAVGQKPAPGFPSLFRLNVDNQKVIVNKHNELRRAVNPTARNMLKMKWNPEAASNAQRWADQCKMSISPRNEKVANGVFCGENVLQATYPKSWSDAIQSWYNQVANFKYGTGAIKDNAPIGSYTQVVWYHSYEIGCAVAYCPRNKWQYFYVCHYCPAGNNAADLSKPYKRGPTCGDCPNACDQGLCTNPCKYTDKYTNCATLKDLFGCTHSLVKEQCPASCKCTDEIK; encoded by the exons ATGGGTCTGCTAACTGTGATCCTGTGCCTTGCTGCACTGCACCAAGCTGTTGGACAG AAGCCAGCTCCGGGATTTCCTTCTTTGTTTCGTCTCAATGTGGATAACCAAAAGGTGATTGTCAACAAGCATAATGAACTTCGGCGTGCGGTGAATCCCACTGCCAGAAACATGCTGAAGATG AAATGGAATCCTGAAGCTGCGAGCAATGCTCAGAGATGGGCAGATCAGTGTAAAATGTCCATCAGTCCTAGAAATGAGAAAGTCGCTAATG GTGTCTTCTGTGGTGAAAATGTTTTACAGGCAACTTATCCCAAGTCTTGGTCTGATGCAATCCAAAGCTGGTATAATCAAGTGGCTAATTTCAAATATGGTACTGGAGCAATCAAAGACAATGCCCCTATTGGTAGCTACACTCAG GTGGTTTGGTATCATTCTTACGAGATTGGATGTGCGGTTGCCTACTGTCCTCGGAATAAGTGGCAGTACTTTTATGTTTGCCACTATTGTCCCGC AGGAAATAATGCAGCGGACTTATCTAAGCCGTACAAACGGGGCCCAACGTGTGGCGATTGCCCCAATGCCTGTGACCAAGGACTCTGCA CCAACCCTTGCAAATATACGGATAAATACACAAACTGTGCCACCTTAAAAGACCTCTTTGGCTGTACTCATTCTCTGGTGAAGGAACAATGTCCAGCTTCCTGCAAATGCACCGATGAAATAAAATAA